The following is a genomic window from Neodiprion pinetum isolate iyNeoPine1 chromosome 3, iyNeoPine1.2, whole genome shotgun sequence.
CGTTGGGGAACGGATCGCCGCTGGCCTTCAAACCTGACAGCGTCGAAACTGCGGAAGAACCGTGCCATTGTCCTTCGTCCTCAGTGTCTTCTGCCCAGATCGAATCACCCACCGTGGCGAATCGCCCTCTGCTCTCCTCTGGCACCGGTACCCGCACCAATTCGTTGCAGAACCTGGTCTACAACGGAATGCCTTGTGTATGTAGCTTCGGTCCCTCCAGGATTCCGATAAGGGACGACTACATTTACACGCCAGGCATCGGCTCGCACAAACTTCACACGCGAGCTCTGGTCTGGAACGACGCGAGGAAGGTCTGCAACGACGAAGGCGGCCACCTTGCTATCATTAACTCTGTCTCCGAGGCTCGGGTAACGTTATATTTGTTGATAAAGGACACGCGATCCACCTCGATGACGCACAAGTACTATTCAATGCCTGGATTTTTCCTTGAGCCTCACAATTGCACCCTCATTTATCGCTGTATTAAATATGTTTCGAGTGTCGTACGAGGTGTACTTGTAGCGTCTCGAGTACCATAATGCAATTACTGGATTGGGGTATGGCACCGTTGAAAGCGCCTGTGTTTTAACTATAAATACTGTGTTTGGTCCAAAATGACTAATTCTCGGATAATCTACTTAGGGGACTGTATGACAGGACAGAGAGGACGAGTTTGTCACACCGGCTTACGATTAGCCTaccgtataataaattttcgtgACGATAATTTCTTTACGAACAAATTATTCCATTCGACTTAACTGTCAAGAGAATTAGGCTGTTAAAAACGAATCTAAGACATTGATCGAATAAACCTATTATCGTAAGCCTAAAATCGATTCGTTGTAAATTCTTAGTTGGAATTATCGTCGCTTAGAGCAAGATTACAAGATAATTAAATCCATGTGATAATTACCATGGTCAATAACCCCCTTAAAATAGGAAATTCCTTGACATCCCCAGGTGCTGTTGGACATATTCAACAAGTCAAGTCCGGTGAAGGGCGCAGCCTACGATCACGCGGCGTACCTTGGAATTCACGATCTGTACAAAGAGGGCGAATGGGTTACGATTTCAGGGGAATCTTTGGCTCAAACTGGATATACCAAATGGACAGACAAGTGGGGCGGCCAGCCGGACAACGGTGATGGCAAACAGAACTGCGGTGTGTTGTACAAGGAAGGAGGCATGGACGACGTATTCTGCGAGGCAGCTTTTGCGTACTTCTGTGAACTGCCCACAATTCAGTTCGTCAATTAATTCGATTGTCGCAATAGCCGATCTTCGTGGAATTCCGTTTATCGTGTGATGTCTGATCTACGTTATTCGACAACTTCGAAAATGGTGTCATCTATGAAATCATCTTTCTACTATTCCATTCGATCTTAGAGACTCAACATGTTGttatttgcaataaaaataagtttgtCTTCCAAGTTTGATCATCACGCAGCGCAAAATTTACCACTTACATGTCTGGTTGCAGTTTATAATAACGGACGGTGAATTCATACAGAACGCGATACGGTTACGGTGCGGTTGGGCTTAAGTCACGATCCTGATGCATCATGCCTCTTTgtgtggttgaaaaaatatgttgtTTTCTTTCGTCTGAAACTTTTTACACCTCGTTAGCAAATATCTGTACCGATGCTCGAGAACTCCAATTTGCACAACCTTTTTAATCTGctcctgaaattttttttcaccaactgTTTAGCGCACGGTTAACCCAGCTGTGTGCTGTTCGTGAGAGTACGCGGTGAATCGTCATTGGCAGAACGATGTTACTCATTTTACTGGATATCCTTGCTAATTGCCAACAAACATTGCTGCCGGCATATGTAAGAAACTTCGAAGGATCGCGAGTAGCTGACGCTCCCAGACTGAGCCTTGGCTCCTGCGCTCGTTCTGCCATTCTGGCCTAATACACCTCGCGGCGCAGTCTAGTTCATAAATATCGGAACAAGGAGATTGAATCCGGCGGGTTTGCAAGTGcttcataaatttcaaattctccgTCTGACGGTAGCACTGCAGCTGAAGTCACCGATCGATATACGGGCGTTGCAATATATACTATATCGATTTgcacttctttttcttctctgaaAATCAAGAACCAGTTGGCAATTATTGCCGCAAGTAGTCACGCCACCGACGGAAGATACTGCCAATTGGGCGATTCAATTTACCATTAAGATAGGTAGATCTGTTAATTACTGTAATTTATTAACCCTACATATATGCGCACTCGATGCAGCTCGATAGATATTAACAGATATAGCTTTCAATTCCATAAAGTTTCATTTGAGAGGCGAAAATTCGCCTCGGCCTTTATATCACACGCGGCCAGGAAATCCAACTTTCGGGCCTAGGGTCGTAATGTACTATAGAATTCTATAAATCACAACCGCAGGTGACACTGTGTATAAGAAATCTCCGGCCGTGTTGCGTAAAGATATACCAATTACAACTGcataattttgtttcattcctCCATCAACATTTCTCTATGTTTCACAATAACAGAAACCCCATTTCAGGGGAGAATTAGTTCCATGATTTATCAACTTTTAATATTCTTAGTTAGTTTTGGAATTTTACCTTAGAATTGATCGCACTCCATGAATAACTTGACTTATTGTTAAACtatatcttttcttttccctcaATCTTTATTTTTGTGAACAGAAATGCGAAAGGTAATTATTCGATATCTCATGTGAAaaccaaatttcaattcaaaagcTAGAGAAAAATGCAGCAATATTGTGATTTACAATACATCGTTACAACAGTGTATCGGTTTCTACGTGTACACCGGGTGCTCTGATGGTAGAACGATCCGCGAGAACATTCTTCGGGTATGTGCCTCGTGCACAAGCTCCAATTATAACGGACCGGGCGAAAATGCTGTTTAAATTGCAGGTTCGCGCCACTTCGGTGCGTAAAGTCGTTTTTCCCCCGCCCCCGCCGTTCCCTTCCTCTCTTTCACCCTCTTCATTGATTCAAGTCAATGGGCAGTCCTTGTGGTTCAATGATCCCATCAAACGTTCCAACATTACGCCGAGATGTAAATCAGCGCCGCACTCAAGAGTCCGTCCCACTGAAGAACTGAAGTATATTACACCGATGTGGATTTATGTAAAGAGACCACCGTGGATTTCTTACCACGAAGAttcaattgtaaaaaaattaattgatttgaCCCTGAATCACAATGCGTGCAGATTTTATTGTCAGATCTATACAGTACTTTCTCAGTTCTCTTCCGATTACGGAGCAGTGTAATACACAACAAAAATCTAGGCATAGCTTGAAGCGAAATAACTTTTCTACTTCGTTTCTTCTAGAATGGAGAGTCATTTGCGTAAGAAGCAATAAGTGCACCGTGTCAAACCGGATACGGTAAGATCAGACCAAA
Proteins encoded in this region:
- the LOC124214794 gene encoding hemolymph lipopolysaccharide-binding protein-like — its product is MWKLLVILFFGGVFGGPLGNGSPLAFKPDSVETAEEPCHCPSSSVSSAQIESPTVANRPLLSSGTGTRTNSLQNLVYNGMPCVCSFGPSRIPIRDDYIYTPGIGSHKLHTRALVWNDARKVCNDEGGHLAIINSVSEARVLLDIFNKSSPVKGAAYDHAAYLGIHDLYKEGEWVTISGESLAQTGYTKWTDKWGGQPDNGDGKQNCGVLYKEGGMDDVFCEAAFAYFCELPTIQFVN